From Arvicanthis niloticus isolate mArvNil1 chromosome 22, mArvNil1.pat.X, whole genome shotgun sequence, the proteins below share one genomic window:
- the Sppl2b gene encoding signal peptide peptidase-like 2B isoform X2 has translation MAAARLAAALLLLAAQAACEFGVLRVVPHTSRTRGRDYCILYNPQWAHLPRDLSKVSLLKLRDLSTTQLCSYLDVPAEDFTNQITMVARGNCTFYEKVRLAQGSGARGLLIVSKERLVPPGGNKTQYEEISIPVALLSHRDLQDIFRRFGHEVMVALYAPSEPVMDYNMVIIFIMAVGTVAIGGYWAGSHDVKKYMKQKREDGLEKQEDEAVDVTPVMICVFVVMCCFMLVLLYYFYDRLVYVIIGIFCLASSTGLYSCLAPCVRKLPFCTCRVPDNNLPYLHKRPQARMLLLALFCVTVSVLWGIFRNEDQWAWILQDTLGIAFCLYMLKTIRLPTFKACTLLLLVLFIYDVFFVFITPFLTKSGHSIMVEVATGPSNSSTHEKLPMVLKVPRLNTSPLSLCDRPFSLLGFGDILVPGLLVAYCHRFDTQVQSSRIYFVACTIAYGLGLLVTFVALVLMQRGQPALLYLVPCTLLTSCTVALWRQELGAFWTGSGFAKDAPQSPWAATQGPVPPKAVDVSLSQHPPGEELAKSPLSTEEAGASDPAKDPDSPVASPLSPSNEDQAQPVPVVKPETSA, from the exons ATGGCGGCGGCGCGGCTGGCCGCAGCCCTGCTGCTACTCGCGGCCCAG GCGGCCTGTGAGTTTGGTGTACTGCGAGTGGTGCCCCACACCAGTAGGACCCGGGGCAGGGACTATTGTATCCTCTATAACCCACAGTGGGCCCACTTGCCACGTGACCTCAGCAAAGTG TCTCTCCTGAAGCTTCGAGACTTGAGCACAACCCAGCTCTGCTCCTACCTTGACGTTCCCGCAGAAGACTTCACCAACCAGATCACAATGGTGGCCCGGGGCAACTGTACCTTCTATGAGAAAGTGCGGCTGGCCCAGGGCAGTGGGGCACGAGGCCTGCTGATAGTGAGCAAGGAGAGGCTG GTCCCTCCAGGAGGCAACAAGACACAGTATGAGGAGATAAGTATCCCCGTGGCCCTGCTGAGCCACAGGGACCTTCAAGACATCTTCAGG CGCTTTGGCCACGAGGTGATGGTGGCACTGTACGCTCCGAGCGAGCCTGTGATGGACTACAACATGGTCATCATTTTCATCATGGCCGTGGGCACCGTTGCCATCGGCGGCTACTGGGCCGGCAGTCACGACGTGAAGAA GTACATGAAGCAGAAGCGAGAAGATGGTCTcgagaagcaggaggatgaggcGGTGGACGTGACGCCGGTCATGATCTGTGTGTTTGTTGTCATGTGCTGCTTCATGCTTGTGCTCCTGTACTACTTCTACGACCGCCTGG TCTATGTGATCATCGGAATCTTCTGCCTGGCTTCCTCCACTGGTCTCTACAGCTGTCTGGCGCCCTGTGTGCGCAAGCTGCCCTTCTGCACGTGCAG GGTTCCTGACAACAACCTGCCGTACTTGCACAAGCGCCCACAGGCCCGCATGCTGCTGCTGGCACTCTTCTGTGTCACTGTCTCTGTGCTGTGGGGGATCTTCCGCAACGAGGACCA GTGGGCATGGATCTTGCAAGACACCCTGGGCATTGCCTTCTGCCTGTACATGCTGAAGACCATCCGCCTGCCTACCTTCAAG GCCTGCACTCTGCTGCTGCTCGTCCTCTTCATATACGACGTCTTCTTCGTCTTCATCACCCCTTTCCTGACCAAG AGTGGCCACAGCATCATGGTGGAGGTGGCCACCGGGCCCTCGAACTCATCCACCCATGAGAAG CTGCCCATGGTGCTGAAGGTGCCCAGGCTGAACACCTCGCCACTCTCCCTATGTGACCGGCCCTTCTCCCTCCTGGGCTTTGGAGACATCTTGGTTCCAG GGCTGCTGGTGGCCTACTGCCACAGGTTTGATACCCAGGTGCAGTCCTCCAGGATCTATTTCGTGGCCTGTACCATCG ccTATGGCCTGGGCCTCCTCGTGACCTTCGTGGCTCTGGTGCTCATGCAGCGGGGCCAGCCTGCACTACTGTACCTTGTCCCCTGCACACTGCTGACCAGCTGCACCGTGGCTCTGTGGCGCCAGGAGCTGGGCGCCTTCTGGACGGGCAGCGGTTTTGCG AAGGATGCTCCCCAGTCCCCATGGGCTGCAACCCAGGGACCCGTGCCTCCAAAGGCTGTGGATGTGTCCCTGTCCCAGCATCCTCCAGGTGAAGAGCTAGCCAAGAGCCCCCTGTCCACTGAGGAGGCAGGAGCCTCAGACCCTGCCAAGGATCCTGACAGCCCTGTGGCCAGTCCCCTCAGCCCCTCAAATGAGGACCAAGCCCAgcctgtccctgtggtgaagccAGAGACTTCGGCCTAG
- the Sppl2b gene encoding signal peptide peptidase-like 2B isoform X3 codes for MAAARLAAALLLLAAQAACEFGVLRVVPHTSRTRGRDYCILYNPQWAHLPRDLSKVSLLKLRDLSTTQLCSYLDVPAEDFTNQITMVARGNCTFYEKVRLAQGSGARGLLIVSKERLVPPGGNKTQYEEISIPVALLSHRDLQDIFRRFGHEVMVALYAPSEPVMDYNMVIIFIMAVGTVAIGGYWAGSHDVKKRYMKQKREDGLEKQEDEAVDVTPVMICVFVVMCCFMLVLLYYFYDRLVYVIIGIFCLASSTGLYSCLAPCVRKLPFCTCRVPDNNLPYLHKRPQARMLLLALFCVTVSVLWGIFRNEDQWAWILQDTLGIAFCLYMLKTIRLPTFKACTLLLLVLFIYDVFFVFITPFLTKSGHSIMVEVATGPSNSSTHEKLPMVLKVPRLNTSPLSLCDRPFSLLGFGDILVPGLLVAYCHRFDTQVQSSRIYFVACTIAYGLGLLVTFVALVLMQRGQPALLYLVPCTLLTSCTVALWRQELGAFWTGSGFADAPQSPWAATQGPVPPKAVDVSLSQHPPGEELAKSPLSTEEAGASDPAKDPDSPVASPLSPSNEDQAQPVPVVKPETSA; via the exons ATGGCGGCGGCGCGGCTGGCCGCAGCCCTGCTGCTACTCGCGGCCCAG GCGGCCTGTGAGTTTGGTGTACTGCGAGTGGTGCCCCACACCAGTAGGACCCGGGGCAGGGACTATTGTATCCTCTATAACCCACAGTGGGCCCACTTGCCACGTGACCTCAGCAAAGTG TCTCTCCTGAAGCTTCGAGACTTGAGCACAACCCAGCTCTGCTCCTACCTTGACGTTCCCGCAGAAGACTTCACCAACCAGATCACAATGGTGGCCCGGGGCAACTGTACCTTCTATGAGAAAGTGCGGCTGGCCCAGGGCAGTGGGGCACGAGGCCTGCTGATAGTGAGCAAGGAGAGGCTG GTCCCTCCAGGAGGCAACAAGACACAGTATGAGGAGATAAGTATCCCCGTGGCCCTGCTGAGCCACAGGGACCTTCAAGACATCTTCAGG CGCTTTGGCCACGAGGTGATGGTGGCACTGTACGCTCCGAGCGAGCCTGTGATGGACTACAACATGGTCATCATTTTCATCATGGCCGTGGGCACCGTTGCCATCGGCGGCTACTGGGCCGGCAGTCACGACGTGAAGAA AAGGTACATGAAGCAGAAGCGAGAAGATGGTCTcgagaagcaggaggatgaggcGGTGGACGTGACGCCGGTCATGATCTGTGTGTTTGTTGTCATGTGCTGCTTCATGCTTGTGCTCCTGTACTACTTCTACGACCGCCTGG TCTATGTGATCATCGGAATCTTCTGCCTGGCTTCCTCCACTGGTCTCTACAGCTGTCTGGCGCCCTGTGTGCGCAAGCTGCCCTTCTGCACGTGCAG GGTTCCTGACAACAACCTGCCGTACTTGCACAAGCGCCCACAGGCCCGCATGCTGCTGCTGGCACTCTTCTGTGTCACTGTCTCTGTGCTGTGGGGGATCTTCCGCAACGAGGACCA GTGGGCATGGATCTTGCAAGACACCCTGGGCATTGCCTTCTGCCTGTACATGCTGAAGACCATCCGCCTGCCTACCTTCAAG GCCTGCACTCTGCTGCTGCTCGTCCTCTTCATATACGACGTCTTCTTCGTCTTCATCACCCCTTTCCTGACCAAG AGTGGCCACAGCATCATGGTGGAGGTGGCCACCGGGCCCTCGAACTCATCCACCCATGAGAAG CTGCCCATGGTGCTGAAGGTGCCCAGGCTGAACACCTCGCCACTCTCCCTATGTGACCGGCCCTTCTCCCTCCTGGGCTTTGGAGACATCTTGGTTCCAG GGCTGCTGGTGGCCTACTGCCACAGGTTTGATACCCAGGTGCAGTCCTCCAGGATCTATTTCGTGGCCTGTACCATCG ccTATGGCCTGGGCCTCCTCGTGACCTTCGTGGCTCTGGTGCTCATGCAGCGGGGCCAGCCTGCACTACTGTACCTTGTCCCCTGCACACTGCTGACCAGCTGCACCGTGGCTCTGTGGCGCCAGGAGCTGGGCGCCTTCTGGACGGGCAGCGGTTTTGCG GATGCTCCCCAGTCCCCATGGGCTGCAACCCAGGGACCCGTGCCTCCAAAGGCTGTGGATGTGTCCCTGTCCCAGCATCCTCCAGGTGAAGAGCTAGCCAAGAGCCCCCTGTCCACTGAGGAGGCAGGAGCCTCAGACCCTGCCAAGGATCCTGACAGCCCTGTGGCCAGTCCCCTCAGCCCCTCAAATGAGGACCAAGCCCAgcctgtccctgtggtgaagccAGAGACTTCGGCCTAG
- the Sppl2b gene encoding signal peptide peptidase-like 2B isoform X1: protein MAAARLAAALLLLAAQAACEFGVLRVVPHTSRTRGRDYCILYNPQWAHLPRDLSKVSLLKLRDLSTTQLCSYLDVPAEDFTNQITMVARGNCTFYEKVRLAQGSGARGLLIVSKERLVPPGGNKTQYEEISIPVALLSHRDLQDIFRRFGHEVMVALYAPSEPVMDYNMVIIFIMAVGTVAIGGYWAGSHDVKKRYMKQKREDGLEKQEDEAVDVTPVMICVFVVMCCFMLVLLYYFYDRLVYVIIGIFCLASSTGLYSCLAPCVRKLPFCTCRVPDNNLPYLHKRPQARMLLLALFCVTVSVLWGIFRNEDQWAWILQDTLGIAFCLYMLKTIRLPTFKACTLLLLVLFIYDVFFVFITPFLTKSGHSIMVEVATGPSNSSTHEKLPMVLKVPRLNTSPLSLCDRPFSLLGFGDILVPGLLVAYCHRFDTQVQSSRIYFVACTIAYGLGLLVTFVALVLMQRGQPALLYLVPCTLLTSCTVALWRQELGAFWTGSGFAKDAPQSPWAATQGPVPPKAVDVSLSQHPPGEELAKSPLSTEEAGASDPAKDPDSPVASPLSPSNEDQAQPVPVVKPETSA, encoded by the exons ATGGCGGCGGCGCGGCTGGCCGCAGCCCTGCTGCTACTCGCGGCCCAG GCGGCCTGTGAGTTTGGTGTACTGCGAGTGGTGCCCCACACCAGTAGGACCCGGGGCAGGGACTATTGTATCCTCTATAACCCACAGTGGGCCCACTTGCCACGTGACCTCAGCAAAGTG TCTCTCCTGAAGCTTCGAGACTTGAGCACAACCCAGCTCTGCTCCTACCTTGACGTTCCCGCAGAAGACTTCACCAACCAGATCACAATGGTGGCCCGGGGCAACTGTACCTTCTATGAGAAAGTGCGGCTGGCCCAGGGCAGTGGGGCACGAGGCCTGCTGATAGTGAGCAAGGAGAGGCTG GTCCCTCCAGGAGGCAACAAGACACAGTATGAGGAGATAAGTATCCCCGTGGCCCTGCTGAGCCACAGGGACCTTCAAGACATCTTCAGG CGCTTTGGCCACGAGGTGATGGTGGCACTGTACGCTCCGAGCGAGCCTGTGATGGACTACAACATGGTCATCATTTTCATCATGGCCGTGGGCACCGTTGCCATCGGCGGCTACTGGGCCGGCAGTCACGACGTGAAGAA AAGGTACATGAAGCAGAAGCGAGAAGATGGTCTcgagaagcaggaggatgaggcGGTGGACGTGACGCCGGTCATGATCTGTGTGTTTGTTGTCATGTGCTGCTTCATGCTTGTGCTCCTGTACTACTTCTACGACCGCCTGG TCTATGTGATCATCGGAATCTTCTGCCTGGCTTCCTCCACTGGTCTCTACAGCTGTCTGGCGCCCTGTGTGCGCAAGCTGCCCTTCTGCACGTGCAG GGTTCCTGACAACAACCTGCCGTACTTGCACAAGCGCCCACAGGCCCGCATGCTGCTGCTGGCACTCTTCTGTGTCACTGTCTCTGTGCTGTGGGGGATCTTCCGCAACGAGGACCA GTGGGCATGGATCTTGCAAGACACCCTGGGCATTGCCTTCTGCCTGTACATGCTGAAGACCATCCGCCTGCCTACCTTCAAG GCCTGCACTCTGCTGCTGCTCGTCCTCTTCATATACGACGTCTTCTTCGTCTTCATCACCCCTTTCCTGACCAAG AGTGGCCACAGCATCATGGTGGAGGTGGCCACCGGGCCCTCGAACTCATCCACCCATGAGAAG CTGCCCATGGTGCTGAAGGTGCCCAGGCTGAACACCTCGCCACTCTCCCTATGTGACCGGCCCTTCTCCCTCCTGGGCTTTGGAGACATCTTGGTTCCAG GGCTGCTGGTGGCCTACTGCCACAGGTTTGATACCCAGGTGCAGTCCTCCAGGATCTATTTCGTGGCCTGTACCATCG ccTATGGCCTGGGCCTCCTCGTGACCTTCGTGGCTCTGGTGCTCATGCAGCGGGGCCAGCCTGCACTACTGTACCTTGTCCCCTGCACACTGCTGACCAGCTGCACCGTGGCTCTGTGGCGCCAGGAGCTGGGCGCCTTCTGGACGGGCAGCGGTTTTGCG AAGGATGCTCCCCAGTCCCCATGGGCTGCAACCCAGGGACCCGTGCCTCCAAAGGCTGTGGATGTGTCCCTGTCCCAGCATCCTCCAGGTGAAGAGCTAGCCAAGAGCCCCCTGTCCACTGAGGAGGCAGGAGCCTCAGACCCTGCCAAGGATCCTGACAGCCCTGTGGCCAGTCCCCTCAGCCCCTCAAATGAGGACCAAGCCCAgcctgtccctgtggtgaagccAGAGACTTCGGCCTAG
- the Sppl2b gene encoding signal peptide peptidase-like 2B isoform X6, which yields MAAARLAAALLLLAAQAACEFGVLRVVPHTSRTRGRDYCILYNPQWAHLPRDLSKVSLLKLRDLSTTQLCSYLDVPAEDFTNQITMVARGNCTFYEKVRLAQGSGARGLLIVPPGGNKTQYEEISIPVALLSHRDLQDIFRRFGHEVMVALYAPSEPVMDYNMVIIFIMAVGTVAIGGYWAGSHDVKKYMKQKREDGLEKQEDEAVDVTPVMICVFVVMCCFMLVLLYYFYDRLVYVIIGIFCLASSTGLYSCLAPCVRKLPFCTCRVPDNNLPYLHKRPQARMLLLALFCVTVSVLWGIFRNEDQWAWILQDTLGIAFCLYMLKTIRLPTFKACTLLLLVLFIYDVFFVFITPFLTKSGHSIMVEVATGPSNSSTHEKLPMVLKVPRLNTSPLSLCDRPFSLLGFGDILVPGLLVAYCHRFDTQVQSSRIYFVACTIAYGLGLLVTFVALVLMQRGQPALLYLVPCTLLTSCTVALWRQELGAFWTGSGFAKDAPQSPWAATQGPVPPKAVDVSLSQHPPGEELAKSPLSTEEAGASDPAKDPDSPVASPLSPSNEDQAQPVPVVKPETSA from the exons ATGGCGGCGGCGCGGCTGGCCGCAGCCCTGCTGCTACTCGCGGCCCAG GCGGCCTGTGAGTTTGGTGTACTGCGAGTGGTGCCCCACACCAGTAGGACCCGGGGCAGGGACTATTGTATCCTCTATAACCCACAGTGGGCCCACTTGCCACGTGACCTCAGCAAAGTG TCTCTCCTGAAGCTTCGAGACTTGAGCACAACCCAGCTCTGCTCCTACCTTGACGTTCCCGCAGAAGACTTCACCAACCAGATCACAATGGTGGCCCGGGGCAACTGTACCTTCTATGAGAAAGTGCGGCTGGCCCAGGGCAGTGGGGCACGAGGCCTGCTGATA GTCCCTCCAGGAGGCAACAAGACACAGTATGAGGAGATAAGTATCCCCGTGGCCCTGCTGAGCCACAGGGACCTTCAAGACATCTTCAGG CGCTTTGGCCACGAGGTGATGGTGGCACTGTACGCTCCGAGCGAGCCTGTGATGGACTACAACATGGTCATCATTTTCATCATGGCCGTGGGCACCGTTGCCATCGGCGGCTACTGGGCCGGCAGTCACGACGTGAAGAA GTACATGAAGCAGAAGCGAGAAGATGGTCTcgagaagcaggaggatgaggcGGTGGACGTGACGCCGGTCATGATCTGTGTGTTTGTTGTCATGTGCTGCTTCATGCTTGTGCTCCTGTACTACTTCTACGACCGCCTGG TCTATGTGATCATCGGAATCTTCTGCCTGGCTTCCTCCACTGGTCTCTACAGCTGTCTGGCGCCCTGTGTGCGCAAGCTGCCCTTCTGCACGTGCAG GGTTCCTGACAACAACCTGCCGTACTTGCACAAGCGCCCACAGGCCCGCATGCTGCTGCTGGCACTCTTCTGTGTCACTGTCTCTGTGCTGTGGGGGATCTTCCGCAACGAGGACCA GTGGGCATGGATCTTGCAAGACACCCTGGGCATTGCCTTCTGCCTGTACATGCTGAAGACCATCCGCCTGCCTACCTTCAAG GCCTGCACTCTGCTGCTGCTCGTCCTCTTCATATACGACGTCTTCTTCGTCTTCATCACCCCTTTCCTGACCAAG AGTGGCCACAGCATCATGGTGGAGGTGGCCACCGGGCCCTCGAACTCATCCACCCATGAGAAG CTGCCCATGGTGCTGAAGGTGCCCAGGCTGAACACCTCGCCACTCTCCCTATGTGACCGGCCCTTCTCCCTCCTGGGCTTTGGAGACATCTTGGTTCCAG GGCTGCTGGTGGCCTACTGCCACAGGTTTGATACCCAGGTGCAGTCCTCCAGGATCTATTTCGTGGCCTGTACCATCG ccTATGGCCTGGGCCTCCTCGTGACCTTCGTGGCTCTGGTGCTCATGCAGCGGGGCCAGCCTGCACTACTGTACCTTGTCCCCTGCACACTGCTGACCAGCTGCACCGTGGCTCTGTGGCGCCAGGAGCTGGGCGCCTTCTGGACGGGCAGCGGTTTTGCG AAGGATGCTCCCCAGTCCCCATGGGCTGCAACCCAGGGACCCGTGCCTCCAAAGGCTGTGGATGTGTCCCTGTCCCAGCATCCTCCAGGTGAAGAGCTAGCCAAGAGCCCCCTGTCCACTGAGGAGGCAGGAGCCTCAGACCCTGCCAAGGATCCTGACAGCCCTGTGGCCAGTCCCCTCAGCCCCTCAAATGAGGACCAAGCCCAgcctgtccctgtggtgaagccAGAGACTTCGGCCTAG
- the Sppl2b gene encoding signal peptide peptidase-like 2B isoform X5, which translates to MAAARLAAALLLLAAQAACEFGVLRVVPHTSRTRGRDYCILYNPQWAHLPRDLSKVSLLKLRDLSTTQLCSYLDVPAEDFTNQITMVARGNCTFYEKVRLAQGSGARGLLIVPPGGNKTQYEEISIPVALLSHRDLQDIFRRFGHEVMVALYAPSEPVMDYNMVIIFIMAVGTVAIGGYWAGSHDVKKRYMKQKREDGLEKQEDEAVDVTPVMICVFVVMCCFMLVLLYYFYDRLVYVIIGIFCLASSTGLYSCLAPCVRKLPFCTCRVPDNNLPYLHKRPQARMLLLALFCVTVSVLWGIFRNEDQWAWILQDTLGIAFCLYMLKTIRLPTFKACTLLLLVLFIYDVFFVFITPFLTKSGHSIMVEVATGPSNSSTHEKLPMVLKVPRLNTSPLSLCDRPFSLLGFGDILVPGLLVAYCHRFDTQVQSSRIYFVACTIAYGLGLLVTFVALVLMQRGQPALLYLVPCTLLTSCTVALWRQELGAFWTGSGFAKDAPQSPWAATQGPVPPKAVDVSLSQHPPGEELAKSPLSTEEAGASDPAKDPDSPVASPLSPSNEDQAQPVPVVKPETSA; encoded by the exons ATGGCGGCGGCGCGGCTGGCCGCAGCCCTGCTGCTACTCGCGGCCCAG GCGGCCTGTGAGTTTGGTGTACTGCGAGTGGTGCCCCACACCAGTAGGACCCGGGGCAGGGACTATTGTATCCTCTATAACCCACAGTGGGCCCACTTGCCACGTGACCTCAGCAAAGTG TCTCTCCTGAAGCTTCGAGACTTGAGCACAACCCAGCTCTGCTCCTACCTTGACGTTCCCGCAGAAGACTTCACCAACCAGATCACAATGGTGGCCCGGGGCAACTGTACCTTCTATGAGAAAGTGCGGCTGGCCCAGGGCAGTGGGGCACGAGGCCTGCTGATA GTCCCTCCAGGAGGCAACAAGACACAGTATGAGGAGATAAGTATCCCCGTGGCCCTGCTGAGCCACAGGGACCTTCAAGACATCTTCAGG CGCTTTGGCCACGAGGTGATGGTGGCACTGTACGCTCCGAGCGAGCCTGTGATGGACTACAACATGGTCATCATTTTCATCATGGCCGTGGGCACCGTTGCCATCGGCGGCTACTGGGCCGGCAGTCACGACGTGAAGAA AAGGTACATGAAGCAGAAGCGAGAAGATGGTCTcgagaagcaggaggatgaggcGGTGGACGTGACGCCGGTCATGATCTGTGTGTTTGTTGTCATGTGCTGCTTCATGCTTGTGCTCCTGTACTACTTCTACGACCGCCTGG TCTATGTGATCATCGGAATCTTCTGCCTGGCTTCCTCCACTGGTCTCTACAGCTGTCTGGCGCCCTGTGTGCGCAAGCTGCCCTTCTGCACGTGCAG GGTTCCTGACAACAACCTGCCGTACTTGCACAAGCGCCCACAGGCCCGCATGCTGCTGCTGGCACTCTTCTGTGTCACTGTCTCTGTGCTGTGGGGGATCTTCCGCAACGAGGACCA GTGGGCATGGATCTTGCAAGACACCCTGGGCATTGCCTTCTGCCTGTACATGCTGAAGACCATCCGCCTGCCTACCTTCAAG GCCTGCACTCTGCTGCTGCTCGTCCTCTTCATATACGACGTCTTCTTCGTCTTCATCACCCCTTTCCTGACCAAG AGTGGCCACAGCATCATGGTGGAGGTGGCCACCGGGCCCTCGAACTCATCCACCCATGAGAAG CTGCCCATGGTGCTGAAGGTGCCCAGGCTGAACACCTCGCCACTCTCCCTATGTGACCGGCCCTTCTCCCTCCTGGGCTTTGGAGACATCTTGGTTCCAG GGCTGCTGGTGGCCTACTGCCACAGGTTTGATACCCAGGTGCAGTCCTCCAGGATCTATTTCGTGGCCTGTACCATCG ccTATGGCCTGGGCCTCCTCGTGACCTTCGTGGCTCTGGTGCTCATGCAGCGGGGCCAGCCTGCACTACTGTACCTTGTCCCCTGCACACTGCTGACCAGCTGCACCGTGGCTCTGTGGCGCCAGGAGCTGGGCGCCTTCTGGACGGGCAGCGGTTTTGCG AAGGATGCTCCCCAGTCCCCATGGGCTGCAACCCAGGGACCCGTGCCTCCAAAGGCTGTGGATGTGTCCCTGTCCCAGCATCCTCCAGGTGAAGAGCTAGCCAAGAGCCCCCTGTCCACTGAGGAGGCAGGAGCCTCAGACCCTGCCAAGGATCCTGACAGCCCTGTGGCCAGTCCCCTCAGCCCCTCAAATGAGGACCAAGCCCAgcctgtccctgtggtgaagccAGAGACTTCGGCCTAG
- the Sppl2b gene encoding signal peptide peptidase-like 2B isoform X4 — MAAARLAAALLLLAAQAACEFGVLRVVPHTSRTRGRDYCILYNPQWAHLPRDLSKVSLLKLRDLSTTQLCSYLDVPAEDFTNQITMVARGNCTFYEKVRLAQGSGARGLLIVSKERLVPPGGNKTQYEEISIPVALLSHRDLQDIFRRFGHEVMVALYAPSEPVMDYNMVIIFIMAVGTVAIGGYWAGSHDVKKYMKQKREDGLEKQEDEAVDVTPVMICVFVVMCCFMLVLLYYFYDRLVYVIIGIFCLASSTGLYSCLAPCVRKLPFCTCRVPDNNLPYLHKRPQARMLLLALFCVTVSVLWGIFRNEDQWAWILQDTLGIAFCLYMLKTIRLPTFKACTLLLLVLFIYDVFFVFITPFLTKSGHSIMVEVATGPSNSSTHEKLPMVLKVPRLNTSPLSLCDRPFSLLGFGDILVPGLLVAYCHRFDTQVQSSRIYFVACTIAYGLGLLVTFVALVLMQRGQPALLYLVPCTLLTSCTVALWRQELGAFWTGSGFADAPQSPWAATQGPVPPKAVDVSLSQHPPGEELAKSPLSTEEAGASDPAKDPDSPVASPLSPSNEDQAQPVPVVKPETSA; from the exons ATGGCGGCGGCGCGGCTGGCCGCAGCCCTGCTGCTACTCGCGGCCCAG GCGGCCTGTGAGTTTGGTGTACTGCGAGTGGTGCCCCACACCAGTAGGACCCGGGGCAGGGACTATTGTATCCTCTATAACCCACAGTGGGCCCACTTGCCACGTGACCTCAGCAAAGTG TCTCTCCTGAAGCTTCGAGACTTGAGCACAACCCAGCTCTGCTCCTACCTTGACGTTCCCGCAGAAGACTTCACCAACCAGATCACAATGGTGGCCCGGGGCAACTGTACCTTCTATGAGAAAGTGCGGCTGGCCCAGGGCAGTGGGGCACGAGGCCTGCTGATAGTGAGCAAGGAGAGGCTG GTCCCTCCAGGAGGCAACAAGACACAGTATGAGGAGATAAGTATCCCCGTGGCCCTGCTGAGCCACAGGGACCTTCAAGACATCTTCAGG CGCTTTGGCCACGAGGTGATGGTGGCACTGTACGCTCCGAGCGAGCCTGTGATGGACTACAACATGGTCATCATTTTCATCATGGCCGTGGGCACCGTTGCCATCGGCGGCTACTGGGCCGGCAGTCACGACGTGAAGAA GTACATGAAGCAGAAGCGAGAAGATGGTCTcgagaagcaggaggatgaggcGGTGGACGTGACGCCGGTCATGATCTGTGTGTTTGTTGTCATGTGCTGCTTCATGCTTGTGCTCCTGTACTACTTCTACGACCGCCTGG TCTATGTGATCATCGGAATCTTCTGCCTGGCTTCCTCCACTGGTCTCTACAGCTGTCTGGCGCCCTGTGTGCGCAAGCTGCCCTTCTGCACGTGCAG GGTTCCTGACAACAACCTGCCGTACTTGCACAAGCGCCCACAGGCCCGCATGCTGCTGCTGGCACTCTTCTGTGTCACTGTCTCTGTGCTGTGGGGGATCTTCCGCAACGAGGACCA GTGGGCATGGATCTTGCAAGACACCCTGGGCATTGCCTTCTGCCTGTACATGCTGAAGACCATCCGCCTGCCTACCTTCAAG GCCTGCACTCTGCTGCTGCTCGTCCTCTTCATATACGACGTCTTCTTCGTCTTCATCACCCCTTTCCTGACCAAG AGTGGCCACAGCATCATGGTGGAGGTGGCCACCGGGCCCTCGAACTCATCCACCCATGAGAAG CTGCCCATGGTGCTGAAGGTGCCCAGGCTGAACACCTCGCCACTCTCCCTATGTGACCGGCCCTTCTCCCTCCTGGGCTTTGGAGACATCTTGGTTCCAG GGCTGCTGGTGGCCTACTGCCACAGGTTTGATACCCAGGTGCAGTCCTCCAGGATCTATTTCGTGGCCTGTACCATCG ccTATGGCCTGGGCCTCCTCGTGACCTTCGTGGCTCTGGTGCTCATGCAGCGGGGCCAGCCTGCACTACTGTACCTTGTCCCCTGCACACTGCTGACCAGCTGCACCGTGGCTCTGTGGCGCCAGGAGCTGGGCGCCTTCTGGACGGGCAGCGGTTTTGCG GATGCTCCCCAGTCCCCATGGGCTGCAACCCAGGGACCCGTGCCTCCAAAGGCTGTGGATGTGTCCCTGTCCCAGCATCCTCCAGGTGAAGAGCTAGCCAAGAGCCCCCTGTCCACTGAGGAGGCAGGAGCCTCAGACCCTGCCAAGGATCCTGACAGCCCTGTGGCCAGTCCCCTCAGCCCCTCAAATGAGGACCAAGCCCAgcctgtccctgtggtgaagccAGAGACTTCGGCCTAG